One stretch of Bacteroidales bacterium DNA includes these proteins:
- a CDS encoding AsmA family protein: MKKALKIIGITLLSIIGVLLIVICIVFWLALTPKRITPIVNNQVEKFINAETKLGEIDLTLFRTFPKAGIKINNLFIINPVEGSPSDTLVYVESCILSFNLKEFLKNDVLNVDNIYLENGFANIFINCDNQSNFDIFNTSSEETEDSGEFKMPFVEYLLEKLYIKNLNVLYEDCPNHLSAELNNFSTNSHVQGNDSRIDGKIDISTDNIYFSYNESDSSNINAVLSKSKFIIDGVYKDNILEGSMQANFPETSLKMDNVDYLNSSTMSLNFPFYLDFNRKHFDIKQLILNFEENIITLKGTTDLNYNNTDDILVNVDFGTSKLIIENILPLIPKPFLNLLEGIDVGGAITIDGSVNGIFNENLMPKIKINALYDEGKFSYSGLDYNFRDVYAKLSADIDISDNLKYDANIEKLSAKTLSSSFDISGKVTDTTGNIFCNLKLNSNLNLPDAQRMIPEDMTIEMSGKAKLSANARFKLDDVLNMNLMKTSISGRVILSDLDVFYEDSIKLVSPNLDILFAIPNQAKNLSFKELIRADIVSSGIIADISDNIHADLKDINLTVGVSNILDTIQPVSVKGSFEMSKIIASMDTINANISDAIGSFSMIPSKENREIVNYNVEYFSNDLNANMGSTYKIRTAAVGIKASAKYDEKQKNILLQWNPEFDFDISEGKIEIPDIEYPIFVPNLKMDYDSKVFNIHDGNFVIGNSAFHLKGDVKNVDGYLRDSTLLTAVFDFTSDNTDVNQLMDLVNGFGADSTDINDVELESPEDNPFMVPKGIDFRLNTLIKKATIGETVLESLGGHVTVKDGVLVLEEMGFTTRAARMELTAMYRSQRKNHLFVGFDLRLLDIDIEELIDIIPYVDSILPMLKSFKGNAEFYLDAETYLTSAYKPKMSTLRASSSITGKNLVLLDSDVFSQISKLLMFSKKTENLVDSVAVELTVFKDEVDLYPFLISIDKYQAVVAGRHNIDKDFSCDYHISITDTPLPIRLGLEVSGPVSDLKFKLVPTQYANLYNPKKRNVVQAQTLRLQQMIRDSLRDNLK; this comes from the coding sequence ATGAAAAAAGCATTAAAAATAATCGGAATTACCTTGTTATCTATCATAGGTGTATTATTAATCGTCATTTGTATTGTTTTCTGGTTAGCTCTTACACCAAAAAGAATCACTCCTATTGTCAATAATCAAGTAGAAAAATTTATTAATGCGGAAACAAAATTGGGGGAAATAGACTTGACATTATTTCGTACTTTCCCTAAAGCCGGAATAAAAATAAATAATCTCTTCATTATCAATCCTGTCGAAGGTTCTCCGTCTGATACGCTCGTTTATGTTGAATCCTGTATTCTCTCTTTCAACTTAAAAGAATTTCTCAAAAATGATGTACTCAATGTAGATAATATATATCTGGAAAACGGTTTCGCAAATATTTTTATTAATTGCGATAATCAATCTAATTTCGATATATTTAACACATCATCAGAGGAAACGGAAGATTCTGGTGAATTTAAAATGCCATTTGTAGAATATCTTTTAGAGAAACTATATATAAAAAATCTAAATGTCTTATATGAAGATTGTCCGAACCATCTTTCTGCAGAATTAAATAATTTTTCAACCAACAGTCATGTTCAGGGAAATGATTCGCGTATCGACGGCAAAATTGATATTTCAACCGATAATATTTATTTTAGTTATAATGAATCGGATTCAAGTAATATTAATGCCGTATTAAGTAAATCAAAGTTCATTATCGATGGAGTTTACAAAGACAACATTTTAGAAGGTTCAATGCAGGCTAACTTTCCTGAAACTTCACTTAAAATGGATAATGTGGATTATTTGAACTCGAGTACAATGAGTTTAAATTTTCCATTTTATCTTGATTTTAATCGTAAGCATTTTGATATAAAGCAACTTATATTAAATTTCGAAGAAAATATTATCACTTTAAAAGGTACTACCGACTTAAATTATAATAATACAGATGATATTCTTGTAAATGTTGATTTCGGCACTAGTAAATTAATTATTGAAAATATTTTACCTTTAATTCCGAAACCCTTTTTAAACTTGCTCGAAGGAATTGATGTCGGCGGCGCTATTACTATTGACGGTTCCGTTAACGGAATCTTTAATGAAAACTTAATGCCGAAAATCAAAATCAACGCTTTATACGATGAAGGAAAATTTTCTTATTCGGGGCTTGACTACAATTTCAGAGATGTTTACGCTAAACTCAGTGCCGATATTGATATATCCGATAATCTTAAATACGACGCAAACATTGAAAAGCTGAGTGCTAAAACATTAAGCAGCAGCTTCGATATTTCAGGAAAAGTAACGGATACAACGGGTAATATTTTTTGTAATCTGAAATTAAACAGTAACTTAAATCTTCCTGATGCACAAAGAATGATTCCGGAAGACATGACAATCGAGATGTCTGGCAAAGCAAAACTTTCAGCTAATGCAAGATTCAAATTAGATGATGTTTTAAATATGAATCTGATGAAGACGAGTATCTCCGGAAGAGTAATTTTATCTGATTTGGACGTGTTTTATGAAGACAGCATTAAGCTTGTCTCCCCAAATTTAGATATTCTTTTTGCAATACCTAATCAAGCCAAAAACCTTTCGTTTAAAGAGCTTATCCGGGCTGATATTGTAAGCAGCGGAATTATTGCGGACATTTCCGATAATATCCATGCCGATCTAAAAGACATAAACTTAACCGTAGGCGTTTCAAATATCTTAGATACAATTCAACCGGTTTCCGTAAAAGGAAGCTTTGAAATGTCTAAAATAATTGCTTCAATGGATACAATAAATGCTAATATTTCCGATGCTATCGGAAGTTTCAGCATGATTCCTTCGAAAGAAAATCGTGAGATTGTAAATTACAATGTTGAATATTTCAGCAATGATCTTAATGCCAACATGGGAAGTACTTATAAAATAAGAACTGCTGCCGTCGGCATTAAAGCTTCGGCAAAATATGATGAAAAACAAAAAAATATTTTGCTGCAATGGAATCCCGAATTTGATTTTGATATTAGCGAAGGTAAAATTGAAATTCCTGATATAGAATATCCTATTTTTGTTCCGAATTTAAAAATGGATTACGATTCCAAAGTATTTAATATTCACGACGGTAATTTTGTAATCGGCAATTCCGCCTTCCATTTAAAAGGTGATGTAAAAAATGTCGACGGATATCTAAGGGATTCTACATTATTAACTGCCGTTTTTGATTTTACTTCGGATAATACTGATGTAAATCAACTGATGGACTTAGTAAACGGCTTCGGGGCCGATTCTACGGACATTAATGATGTTGAACTGGAATCTCCTGAGGATAATCCATTTATGGTTCCGAAAGGAATTGATTTCAGGTTAAACACTTTAATTAAGAAAGCTACAATCGGAGAAACAGTCCTTGAATCTCTCGGCGGGCATGTAACTGTTAAAGACGGAGTTCTCGTGCTTGAAGAAATGGGGTTTACGACAAGAGCCGCACGAATGGAGCTAACAGCGATGTACCGCTCGCAAAGGAAAAATCATCTTTTCGTAGGTTTCGATCTCCGTCTTCTTGATATTGATATCGAAGAATTAATTGATATCATTCCCTATGTTGACAGTATTTTACCAATGTTGAAATCGTTCAAGGGAAATGCCGAGTTTTATCTTGATGCGGAAACTTATTTAACATCTGCATACAAACCTAAAATGTCAACATTAAGGGCTTCTTCATCAATTACAGGTAAAAATTTAGTTTTATTAGACAGTGATGTTTTTTCACAAATATCAAAATTATTAATGTTCAGTAAGAAAACTGAAAATCTTGTAGACAGTGTTGCGGTGGAATTAACTGTTTTCAAAGATGAGGTTGATTTATATCCTTTCTTGATAAGTATAGATAAATATCAGGCTGTAGTTGCGGGAAGACATAATATAGATAAAGACTTTTCTTGTGATTATCATATCTCTATTACCGATACACCTTTGCCGATACGGTTGGGATTAGAGGTTTCGGGACCGGTTAGTGATTTGAAATTCAAATTAGTTCCTACTCAATATGCTAATTTATATAATCCGAAAAAACGTAATGTGGTACAAGCACAAACATTGCGTTTACAACAAATGATACGAGATTCACTAAGAGATAATTTGAAATAA
- a CDS encoding phosphatase PAP2 family protein produces the protein MWQYLDKLDKQIFLFLNGIHNNFFDGFFDIITTTVTWIPLFILLVYFIIKKYKKKSVIILLGVVVLIACTDMISAHIIKPLVGRLRPCHDESLAGLVHIVKDKCGGRYGFVSSHATNLFGIATYAFFVLRKYYKYIWLLFIWGAVIGYSRIYLGVHYPGDVLCGTILGILIATAIWLGVKAILIKRESLKTKNANQSTE, from the coding sequence ATGTGGCAGTATTTAGATAAACTTGATAAACAGATTTTCCTGTTTTTAAACGGTATTCATAATAATTTCTTTGATGGGTTCTTTGATATTATTACTACAACCGTAACTTGGATACCTTTATTTATCTTGCTGGTTTATTTTATCATCAAAAAATACAAAAAAAAATCCGTAATTATTTTATTGGGAGTAGTTGTGCTGATTGCTTGTACAGACATGATTTCGGCACATATCATAAAACCTCTGGTCGGAAGATTACGTCCGTGCCATGATGAAAGTCTTGCCGGATTAGTTCATATTGTGAAAGATAAATGTGGCGGCAGATACGGTTTTGTTTCATCCCACGCAACAAATTTATTCGGTATAGCAACGTATGCTTTTTTTGTACTTAGAAAGTATTACAAGTATATTTGGTTGCTTTTTATTTGGGGAGCAGTAATAGGCTATAGCAGGATTTATCTTGGAGTTCATTATCCCGGCGATGTTTTATGCGGAACGATATTAGGAATTTTAATAGCGACTGCAATATGGTTGGGAGTCAAGGCGATTCTGATTAAGCGCGAAAGTTTGAAAACTAAAAATGCAAATCAAAGCACAGAATAG
- the obgE gene encoding GTPase ObgE translates to MPQSNFVDYVKIFCKSGNGGSGSMHFHRSKKNPRGGPDGGNGGRGGNIIIKADPHKWTLLHLKYTKHIHAENGGSGSSNLKTGKNGGDVYLYVPLGTVAKDAETGEIIGEVVDEGNELILKHGGRGGMGNDHFKSATFQAPKFAQPGEEGQEGWIILELKILADVGLVGFPNAGKSTLLSVMSAAKPEIADYPFTTIVPNLGMVQYHGENSFVIADIPGIIEGAHKGKGLGHRFLRHIERNAVLLFMVPVSAQSISKEYQILLKELKKYNPELLDKPRLLAVTKSDIADDEMIKSAKRTLPKNIDNIFISSVTMYNIDSLKDKLWKILNE, encoded by the coding sequence ATGCCACAATCGAATTTTGTTGATTACGTAAAAATATTTTGTAAATCGGGCAATGGAGGTAGCGGTTCTATGCATTTCCACAGATCGAAGAAGAATCCGCGAGGCGGCCCCGACGGCGGAAACGGCGGTAGAGGTGGAAATATTATTATTAAAGCAGACCCGCACAAATGGACTTTATTACATTTGAAATACACCAAACACATCCACGCGGAGAATGGAGGCTCAGGCTCATCAAATCTGAAAACAGGAAAAAACGGCGGAGATGTTTATCTTTACGTTCCGTTGGGAACAGTTGCGAAAGATGCCGAAACAGGCGAAATAATTGGTGAAGTTGTTGATGAAGGTAACGAACTGATTCTAAAACACGGCGGCAGAGGCGGTATGGGAAATGATCATTTCAAAAGTGCGACTTTCCAAGCTCCTAAATTTGCTCAACCCGGTGAAGAAGGTCAGGAAGGCTGGATAATCCTTGAATTAAAAATTCTTGCCGACGTTGGTCTGGTCGGATTTCCTAATGCGGGAAAATCTACTTTATTATCGGTTATGTCTGCCGCAAAACCCGAGATTGCCGATTATCCTTTTACAACAATAGTTCCAAACCTCGGAATGGTGCAGTATCACGGAGAAAACTCTTTTGTTATTGCGGATATACCGGGGATTATTGAAGGAGCACATAAAGGAAAGGGTTTGGGACACAGATTTTTAAGGCATATTGAACGAAATGCAGTATTATTATTTATGGTACCTGTTAGTGCCCAAAGCATTTCCAAAGAATATCAAATTCTACTGAAGGAATTGAAAAAATATAATCCTGAATTACTTGATAAACCGCGATTGCTTGCGGTAACTAAATCTGATATAGCTGATGATGAAATGATTAAATCGGCTAAAAGAACATTACCCAAAAATATTGACAATATTTTTATTTCTTCAGTAACAATGTATAATATTGATTCTTTGAAAGACAAGCTCTGGAAAATACTTAATGAATAA